A single genomic interval of Ruminococcus sp. NK3A76 harbors:
- a CDS encoding sporulation transcriptional regulator SpoIIID, which translates to MLDSDDKRPVMLGEYLAANNVTVRQTAAHFGISKSTVHKDITVRLKELDEELFERVRQVLDRNKALRHIRGGQATRNKYKAQTKE; encoded by the coding sequence ATGTTGGACAGCGACGATAAAAGACCGGTAATGTTAGGGGAGTATTTAGCAGCAAACAATGTGACCGTCAGACAGACTGCGGCGCATTTCGGAATAAGCAAATCTACAGTACATAAGGATATAACAGTCCGCCTGAAAGAGCTTGATGAGGAGCTTTTTGAGCGTGTGAGGCAAGTTCTTGACCGAAACAAGGCGCTCAGGCACATCAGGGGCGGTCAGGCGACGAGGAACAAGTACAAAGCGCAGACAAAGGAGTGA
- the pta gene encoding phosphate acetyltransferase, with protein MGMFDKLIANLKASKKTIVFTEGTDERILSAADRLLKEDLMGVVLCGNVDEVNAAASKGGFDISKAEILDPATYPEMDALVAQMVELRKGKMTEEEVRAALAKSNYFGTMLVKAGKADALLGGATYSTADTVRPALQIIKTKKGSNLVSSSFILFREKDGKEEKIAMGDCAINLGYTDRLDKDGNVVLSAAQQLAEVAVETARTADYFGIDPKVAVLSFSTYGSGKGGTVQLSHDAVIEARKIDPELTIDGEFQFDAAVSAEVAKTKCPDSKVAGQANTFIFPLIEAGNIGYKIAQRLGGYEAYGPILQGLNAPINDLSRGCNADEVYKMAIITAGMA; from the coding sequence ATGGGAATGTTTGACAAGCTGATAGCAAATCTTAAGGCAAGCAAGAAGACTATCGTGTTCACAGAGGGCACTGATGAGAGAATACTCTCAGCAGCTGACAGGCTCTTAAAGGAAGACCTTATGGGCGTTGTTCTCTGCGGCAATGTCGATGAGGTCAATGCTGCTGCTTCAAAGGGCGGCTTTGATATCTCCAAGGCTGAGATACTTGACCCTGCCACCTACCCCGAGATGGACGCTTTAGTAGCTCAGATGGTAGAGCTCAGAAAGGGCAAGATGACAGAGGAAGAAGTAAGAGCAGCACTTGCAAAGAGCAACTACTTCGGCACTATGCTCGTTAAGGCAGGCAAGGCTGACGCTCTGCTCGGCGGTGCTACATATTCTACTGCTGACACAGTACGTCCTGCTTTACAGATAATCAAGACAAAGAAGGGCTCGAACCTTGTAAGCTCCTCGTTCATTCTTTTCAGAGAAAAGGACGGCAAGGAAGAGAAGATAGCTATGGGCGACTGCGCTATCAACCTAGGCTACACAGACAGGCTCGACAAGGACGGCAACGTTGTTCTCTCCGCTGCACAGCAGCTCGCTGAGGTAGCAGTTGAGACAGCAAGAACAGCTGATTACTTCGGCATCGACCCCAAGGTAGCAGTTCTTTCCTTCTCGACATACGGCTCCGGCAAGGGCGGCACAGTTCAGCTCTCACACGATGCTGTAATAGAAGCAAGAAAGATAGACCCCGAGCTCACAATAGACGGCGAGTTCCAGTTTGACGCAGCAGTATCTGCTGAAGTTGCAAAGACAAAGTGCCCTGACTCAAAGGTAGCAGGCCAGGCAAACACATTCATCTTCCCGCTCATCGAAGCAGGCAACATCGGCTACAAGATAGCACAGCGTCTTGGCGGTTACGAGGCTTACGGCCCGATTCTCCAGGGTCTTAACGCTCCCATAAACGACCTCTCCCGTGGCTGCAATGCCGACGAGGTATACAAGATGGCTATCATCACAGCCGGCATGGCATAA
- a CDS encoding diguanylate cyclase → MAKSKKSRNNITHIRHIQGMMIACYALLVIVTVAIVTRLALKKTDEVLKNEVISLTSSLGVQMKLNMDSYISRMETIGTLAFGEENAYTYDATDPDNDEYEAINKEKLITDKLFSLCIMENFVDYGIVYRNNRTVGKISNATAALFGDELFNDLSGMITRSRTNDGWATGYKNDFRRIYYVKKVHDNAVLVISFYSNELDTVFDNPETLSDMEIRLVNQDYNILYSKNRDEVGKSLPSDIKDRVENQSSASMMDNEYLVSVNSCDEWYVICSIPTEIILNEKNEMKRYIYLTGAAAAVAAALVGLYLSYLLTRPVKRIVSTLDDKARIDLLTGMLNKLTFEDYAENILSASVENEKRAMIILDIDDFKIVNDTLGHAAGDRVLQNMGRILKENFTDDDYLGRIGGDEFCVLVNARMSENEGFREHIESKCESLCEALRNGLSGDEGIEISASVGAAIFPESGKSFAELYSACDKALYFAKRSGKNRYSIFDSKAEKEGAV, encoded by the coding sequence ATGGCAAAGAGTAAAAAGAGCAGGAACAATATTACTCATATACGGCATATACAGGGCATGATGATAGCCTGCTATGCGCTGCTCGTCATTGTGACAGTGGCTATAGTGACAAGGCTCGCACTCAAAAAGACCGACGAAGTGCTCAAAAATGAGGTCATATCGCTTACCTCGTCGCTCGGCGTGCAGATGAAGCTGAATATGGACAGCTATATCTCCCGTATGGAGACGATAGGCACGCTCGCTTTCGGTGAGGAGAACGCCTACACCTACGACGCCACCGACCCTGACAACGATGAATACGAAGCTATAAACAAGGAAAAGCTGATAACAGACAAGCTGTTCAGCCTTTGTATAATGGAAAACTTTGTTGACTACGGTATCGTCTACCGAAATAACCGTACAGTCGGCAAGATATCCAATGCCACCGCAGCACTTTTCGGCGATGAGCTGTTTAACGACCTTTCGGGAATGATAACACGCTCCCGCACAAACGACGGTTGGGCGACAGGGTATAAGAATGATTTCAGGCGCATCTACTACGTCAAGAAAGTGCATGACAACGCCGTGCTGGTCATATCCTTCTATTCAAACGAGCTCGACACGGTGTTTGATAACCCCGAAACACTCAGCGATATGGAGATAAGGCTCGTAAATCAGGACTATAATATCCTCTATTCAAAGAACCGTGACGAGGTGGGCAAGAGCCTGCCCTCGGATATAAAGGACAGAGTTGAAAATCAGTCGTCAGCGTCGATGATGGATAATGAGTACCTCGTGTCTGTCAACAGCTGTGATGAATGGTATGTCATCTGCTCGATACCTACAGAGATAATACTCAACGAAAAAAACGAGATGAAGCGCTATATCTACCTTACAGGTGCAGCTGCGGCAGTTGCGGCAGCGCTCGTCGGGCTTTATCTGTCATACCTGCTGACAAGGCCTGTCAAGAGGATAGTCTCGACCCTTGATGACAAGGCAAGGATAGACCTGCTCACGGGTATGCTCAACAAGCTCACCTTTGAGGATTACGCCGAGAATATACTCTCGGCATCTGTCGAGAACGAAAAGCGTGCGATGATAATACTTGACATCGACGACTTCAAGATAGTAAACGACACCCTCGGCCACGCTGCCGGCGACAGGGTATTGCAGAATATGGGCAGGATACTCAAGGAGAATTTCACCGATGATGACTACCTCGGGCGTATAGGCGGCGATGAATTCTGCGTGCTCGTAAATGCACGAATGAGCGAGAACGAGGGCTTCAGGGAGCATATCGAGAGCAAGTGCGAGAGCCTGTGCGAAGCGCTCAGAAACGGCCTTTCGGGCGACGAGGGCATAGAGATATCGGCAAGCGTCGGTGCAGCTATCTTCCCGGAAAGCGGAAAGAGCTTTGCTGAGCTGTATTCTGCCTGCGACAAGGCGCTCTACTTCGCCAAGAGGTCGGGCAAGAACAGGTACAGCATCTTTGATAGCAAGGCTGAAAAGGAGGGCGCAGTATGA
- a CDS encoding ABC transporter substrate-binding protein: MIKRIAAVLTAAVTLALGSCGEAPVVREQNETIEITLSWWGNDARNEYTLEAVSRFEEKFPNIKVKCSYSEWSGYEARSKVQMMSATEADVMQINVGWLPQYSPGGEGYYDIEKLSDYVDLSNFTPEILEYGRRGGVLNAIPIAMNAETVYVNKTVYEKYGLDVPKTWDDLFAAAKLMSRDGVYPMSGANKSIWLYVIAYAEQQTGKHFFDENSNITFTEDDLKLMIEFYARLVNEKVIPKIEDYQRLNIENGLYAGTIAWVSDAINYNQAAMDAGYEIVTAPYTTDSSHQSGEGWYAKPATLYAISRNTEHPKESAMLLDFMLNSPDWAELQGVEKGIPLSTAVREYLDNIGQLSGLQYEASLVMEENEIISPMDSTIENTTLIDEFIASCDLVLFDKADSQQAAKQLYEKYKESFNVSS, from the coding sequence ATGATAAAACGCATAGCGGCGGTCCTCACAGCAGCAGTTACGCTGGCACTCGGCTCGTGCGGCGAAGCACCTGTGGTGCGTGAGCAGAACGAGACAATAGAGATAACCCTTTCCTGGTGGGGCAACGATGCAAGAAATGAATACACCCTGGAGGCCGTGTCACGCTTTGAGGAGAAGTTCCCGAATATCAAGGTAAAGTGCAGCTACTCCGAATGGTCGGGCTACGAGGCAAGAAGCAAGGTGCAGATGATGTCGGCCACCGAGGCAGACGTGATGCAGATAAATGTCGGCTGGCTGCCGCAGTATTCTCCCGGGGGCGAGGGGTATTACGATATCGAAAAGCTCTCGGACTATGTTGACCTTTCAAACTTCACGCCCGAGATACTTGAATACGGCCGCCGTGGCGGTGTTTTAAACGCCATACCGATAGCCATGAACGCCGAGACGGTGTATGTAAATAAGACAGTCTACGAAAAATACGGCCTTGATGTCCCGAAAACGTGGGACGACCTGTTTGCCGCAGCAAAGCTGATGAGCAGGGACGGCGTATACCCCATGTCGGGCGCTAATAAGAGTATATGGCTCTACGTCATAGCCTACGCCGAGCAGCAGACAGGCAAGCATTTCTTTGATGAAAACAGCAACATAACCTTCACTGAGGACGACCTTAAGCTGATGATAGAGTTCTACGCCAGACTCGTAAATGAAAAGGTGATACCCAAGATAGAAGACTATCAGCGCCTTAATATCGAAAACGGCCTGTATGCCGGAACTATTGCGTGGGTGAGCGATGCGATAAACTACAATCAGGCAGCAATGGACGCAGGCTACGAGATAGTCACAGCCCCTTACACGACCGACAGCAGCCACCAGAGCGGCGAGGGCTGGTATGCAAAGCCTGCAACGCTGTATGCGATAAGCCGCAACACCGAGCACCCCAAGGAATCGGCAATGCTGCTTGATTTCATGCTCAATTCGCCCGACTGGGCAGAGCTTCAGGGCGTTGAAAAGGGCATACCGCTGAGTACGGCTGTAAGAGAATACCTTGACAACATCGGCCAGCTCTCGGGTCTTCAGTACGAAGCCTCGCTCGTCATGGAGGAAAATGAGATAATAAGCCCTATGGACTCAACGATAGAAAACACCACGCTTATCGACGAATTCATAGCAAGCTGCGACCTTGTGCTGTTTGACAAGGCGGATTCACAACAAGCGGCAAAGCAGCTGTATGAAAAATACAAAGAGAGCTTTAATGTCAGCTCATAA
- the carB gene encoding carbamoyl-phosphate synthase large subunit: protein MPKKQDINKIMIIGSGPIIIGQACEFDYSGTQACKALRSLGYEIVLVNSNPATIMTDPDVADITYIEPLNLDRLTQIIDKERPDALLPNLGGQSGLNLCSELDKAGVLKKYGVQVIGVQVDAIERGEDRIEFKNAMSALGIDMPKSKVAYSVDEAVKIAEELKYPVVLRPAYTMGGAGGGMVYNVDELKVVCARGLQASLVGQVLVEECIFGWEELELEVVRDAANNKITVCFIENIDPIGVHTGDSFCSAPMLTIPEDVQKELQDMSYRIIESIEVIGGCNCQFARDPETGRIVVIEINPRTSRSSALASKATGFPIALVSAMLACGLTLDEIPCGKYGTLDKYVPDGDYVVIKFARWAFEKFKGAEDHLGTQMRAVGEVMSIGKTYKEAFQKAIRSLEIGRYGLGFAKNFNELSKEQLLDMLRFPTSERQFVIYEALRKGATIDEIWELTKIKHWFLTQMKELVDEENALIAKKGAVPDKDTLKQAKLDGFSDRYLSSLLEVTEQEIRDARIGFGIKEAWEGIHVSGTKDAAYYYSTYHLDEDKSPCNTDKPKIMILGGGPNRIGQGIEFDYCCVHAALALKKLGFESIIVNCNPETVSTDYDTSDKLYFEPLTLEDVLAIHDKEKPVGVIAQFGGQTPLNLANDLKKYGVNILGTTPETIDLAEDRDHFRAMMDKLGIPMPEAGMAVNVDEALEIANRIGYPVMVRPSYVLGGRGMEIVHDDDMMRVYMSAAVGVTPDRPILIDRFLNHATECEADAISDGENCFVPAVMEHIELAGVHSGDSACILPSKNLSEKTVATIKEYTRKIAVEMNVKGLMNMQYAIEGDTVYVLEANPRASRTVPLVSKVCDINMVRIATEIVTSPITGNPSPVPALKDKKIGHYGVKEAVFPFNMFQEVDPVLGPEMRSTGEVLGISPSFGEAYYKAQEATQTRLPSEGTVLLSVNDRDKPELLDIARSFNELGFNILATGGTYTMIKEAGIPVKKIFKIYEGRPNIADEIANGEIQLIINTPAGKTSVYDDSYIRKAAIKHRVPYITTMAAAKASAEGIKAIKSKTHFGVKSLQAHHADITE, encoded by the coding sequence ATGCCAAAGAAACAGGATATCAACAAGATAATGATAATCGGCTCAGGCCCTATCATCATAGGCCAGGCGTGCGAGTTTGACTATTCGGGAACACAGGCGTGCAAGGCGCTCAGAAGCCTCGGCTACGAGATAGTCTTAGTAAACTCAAACCCTGCAACTATCATGACAGACCCCGATGTTGCTGATATAACCTATATCGAGCCTCTTAACCTTGACAGGCTCACTCAGATAATCGACAAGGAGCGCCCTGACGCACTTCTGCCGAACCTTGGCGGCCAGTCAGGCCTTAACCTCTGCTCTGAGCTCGACAAGGCAGGCGTTTTAAAGAAGTACGGCGTGCAGGTAATAGGCGTTCAGGTAGACGCTATCGAGCGTGGCGAGGACAGAATAGAATTCAAGAACGCCATGAGCGCTCTCGGCATAGATATGCCCAAGAGCAAGGTGGCATACAGCGTAGATGAGGCTGTGAAGATAGCTGAGGAGCTCAAATATCCTGTAGTTCTGCGTCCTGCATATACTATGGGCGGCGCAGGCGGCGGCATGGTATATAACGTTGACGAGCTTAAGGTAGTCTGCGCAAGAGGCTTGCAGGCTTCTCTCGTAGGCCAGGTGCTCGTTGAGGAGTGCATCTTCGGCTGGGAAGAGCTTGAGCTCGAGGTCGTAAGAGACGCTGCAAACAACAAGATAACAGTTTGCTTTATAGAGAATATCGACCCGATAGGCGTTCATACAGGTGACAGCTTCTGCTCTGCACCTATGCTCACTATCCCTGAGGACGTTCAGAAAGAGCTTCAGGATATGTCCTACCGCATAATCGAGTCTATCGAAGTCATCGGCGGCTGCAACTGCCAGTTTGCCCGTGACCCCGAGACAGGCAGGATAGTTGTAATTGAGATAAACCCCCGTACATCACGTTCTTCCGCACTTGCATCGAAGGCTACAGGCTTCCCGATAGCCCTCGTTTCTGCAATGCTTGCCTGCGGCCTTACACTTGATGAGATACCCTGCGGCAAGTACGGCACACTTGATAAGTACGTTCCTGACGGCGACTATGTCGTTATCAAGTTCGCTCGCTGGGCATTTGAAAAGTTCAAGGGCGCAGAAGACCACTTAGGCACTCAGATGCGTGCAGTAGGTGAGGTAATGAGCATCGGCAAGACCTACAAGGAGGCTTTCCAGAAGGCTATCCGCTCGCTCGAAATAGGCAGATACGGCTTAGGCTTTGCAAAGAATTTCAACGAGCTTTCAAAGGAGCAGCTTTTAGATATGCTCAGATTCCCGACAAGCGAGAGACAGTTCGTTATCTACGAAGCACTCCGCAAGGGCGCAACAATTGATGAGATATGGGAGCTCACAAAGATAAAGCACTGGTTCCTCACACAGATGAAGGAGCTTGTAGACGAGGAGAACGCACTTATCGCAAAGAAGGGCGCTGTGCCTGATAAGGACACATTAAAGCAGGCTAAGCTCGACGGCTTCTCTGACAGATATTTAAGCTCGCTGCTTGAAGTTACCGAGCAGGAGATAAGAGATGCACGCATAGGCTTCGGCATCAAGGAAGCATGGGAAGGCATTCACGTTTCCGGCACAAAGGATGCTGCATACTACTACTCGACATACCACCTTGACGAGGACAAGAGCCCCTGCAACACCGACAAGCCCAAGATAATGATACTCGGCGGCGGCCCCAACAGAATAGGCCAGGGCATAGAGTTCGACTACTGCTGCGTTCATGCAGCCCTTGCTCTTAAGAAGCTCGGCTTTGAGTCGATAATAGTAAACTGCAACCCTGAGACAGTCTCCACCGACTATGACACATCTGACAAGCTCTATTTCGAGCCGCTCACTCTTGAAGACGTGCTCGCTATACACGACAAGGAAAAGCCGGTAGGCGTTATCGCACAGTTCGGCGGCCAGACACCGCTCAACCTCGCTAACGACCTTAAGAAGTACGGCGTAAATATCTTGGGTACTACTCCCGAGACTATCGACCTTGCTGAGGACAGAGACCACTTCCGTGCTATGATGGACAAGCTCGGTATCCCGATGCCTGAGGCAGGCATGGCTGTAAATGTTGACGAGGCACTTGAGATAGCAAACAGGATAGGCTACCCTGTAATGGTTCGTCCTTCATACGTTCTCGGCGGCAGAGGCATGGAGATAGTTCACGATGACGATATGATGAGAGTTTATATGTCGGCAGCAGTAGGCGTAACTCCTGACAGGCCGATACTTATAGACCGCTTCTTAAATCACGCAACAGAGTGCGAGGCAGACGCTATATCCGACGGCGAGAACTGCTTTGTTCCGGCTGTTATGGAGCACATCGAGCTTGCAGGCGTTCACTCGGGCGACTCGGCTTGCATACTCCCCTCAAAGAACCTCTCTGAAAAGACAGTTGCTACTATCAAGGAATACACCAGGAAGATAGCAGTAGAAATGAACGTTAAGGGTCTTATGAATATGCAGTATGCTATCGAGGGCGACACGGTATATGTGCTCGAAGCAAACCCGAGAGCTTCCCGTACTGTTCCGCTCGTATCAAAGGTATGCGACATCAACATGGTTAGAATTGCGACCGAGATAGTTACTTCTCCCATAACCGGCAACCCCAGCCCCGTGCCTGCTCTTAAGGACAAGAAGATAGGCCACTACGGTGTCAAGGAAGCTGTGTTCCCGTTCAATATGTTCCAGGAGGTTGACCCTGTGCTCGGGCCTGAGATGAGGTCTACAGGCGAGGTGCTCGGTATATCACCGTCCTTCGGCGAGGCTTACTACAAGGCTCAGGAAGCTACACAGACAAGGCTCCCGTCTGAGGGAACAGTCCTTCTCTCGGTAAACGACAGAGACAAGCCTGAGCTGCTTGACATAGCCCGCTCGTTCAATGAGCTCGGCTTCAATATCCTTGCAACAGGCGGCACATACACGATGATAAAGGAAGCAGGCATACCCGTAAAGAAGATCTTCAAGATCTACGAGGGCAGGCCGAACATCGCCGACGAGATAGCAAACGGCGAGATACAGCTCATCATCAACACACCTGCCGGCAAGACGAGCGTTTACGACGACAGCTACATCAGAAAGGCAGCTATCAAGCACAGAGTTCCCTACATCACCACCATGGCAGCAGCCAAGGCAAGTGCTGAGGGCATCAAGGCTATCAAGAGCAAGACACACTTCGGCGTAAAGAGCTTACAGGCTCATCATGCTGACATAACTGAATGA